From the Lathyrus oleraceus cultivar Zhongwan6 chromosome 4, CAAS_Psat_ZW6_1.0, whole genome shotgun sequence genome, one window contains:
- the LOC127136678 gene encoding uncharacterized protein LOC127136678, whose protein sequence is MVGVRNQKSPILIRRNIIREGRSLTREWSNATVVIGDFEYESELEDNSESEVEFGSEYESESEDESKFEGCEEELESKSSKDESESGDDSEDEEDSKGETDSEGESNFDPDSDDDPESRGNPISGGRASEGKASEGRAPEGGPTFEVQRP, encoded by the exons ATGGTAGGTGTTAGGAATCAGAAGTCTCCAATTCTGATAAGAAGAAACATCATAAGGGAAGGGAGAAGCTTGACAAGAGAATGGTCCAATGCTACTGTTGTAATAG GAGACTTTGAATATGAGTCAGAGTTAGAAGATAACTCTGAATCTGAAGTCGAATTTGGTTCTGAATATGAGTCAGAATCAGAAGATGAGTCAAAATTTGAAGGTTGTGAAGAAGAGTTAGAATCTAAGAGTTCTAAAGATGAGTCAGAGTCAGGAGATGACTCTGAAGATGAAGAAGACTCTAAAGGCGAGACTGATTCTGAAGGTGAATCTAATTTTGATCCAGATTCTGATGATGATCCAGAATCTAGAGGTAATCCAATCTCTGGAGGTAGAGCTTCTGAAGGAAAAGCTTCTGAAGGTAGAGCCCCTGAAGGTGGTCCAACTTTTGAGGTTCAGAGGCCATAA